Proteins co-encoded in one Bremerella cremea genomic window:
- a CDS encoding phytoene desaturase family protein yields MASRGGNYDCVVIGAGHNGLITAAYLAKAGKKVVVLERRHVLGGCSTTEELWPGFKVSTASYVVSLLLPEIIHDLRLKQNGLKILPRDPSSFTPTPDGQYLLLGHDVASNANEISKFSKRDAEKYPQYNALLERIAEVVEPILMKTAPDPLPMPKDWRSIPLTKKVRDMSRLWGFYQDFGKLGNEIPEAIELLAGAARPILERWFESEPLRATLATDAIIGAFASISAPGTAYVLLHHVMGEAGGKRGVWGFVEGGMGGIAASLAKTCEEMGVTIVREAPVQKILTTERGAQGVELADGTMYEAKVVASSVDANLTFRKFLQPEQLPADFLRAISNLDYASASAKINLALAEPPQFTAYPGQGLSPLHRGTMHISPTIDYIERAYDDAKYGKPSEEPILEMTMPTSVDKTIAPDGKHILSIFVQYAPYQLRDANWDDIKESFADRCVAKIGEYAPNVPGAIMHRQVLSPLDLERVYGLTGGNIMQGAMNFHQLFATRPIAGWADHRTPVKGLYLCGAASHPGGGVMGACGKNAAVEILRDF; encoded by the coding sequence ATGGCATCCCGCGGTGGCAATTACGATTGCGTCGTTATCGGCGCCGGTCACAACGGCCTGATCACGGCTGCCTATTTGGCCAAGGCGGGCAAAAAGGTGGTGGTCTTAGAACGTCGCCACGTCCTGGGTGGCTGTTCGACCACAGAAGAACTATGGCCTGGCTTCAAGGTCTCGACCGCTTCGTACGTGGTGAGTCTGCTTCTGCCAGAGATCATTCACGATTTGCGGCTGAAACAAAACGGCCTGAAGATCCTGCCGCGCGATCCCTCTTCGTTCACCCCGACGCCAGATGGCCAATACTTGCTGTTGGGGCACGATGTGGCCTCGAACGCCAACGAGATCTCGAAGTTCAGCAAACGCGATGCGGAGAAGTACCCGCAGTACAACGCCCTGCTGGAACGGATTGCGGAAGTGGTCGAGCCGATCTTGATGAAGACGGCCCCAGATCCGCTGCCGATGCCCAAAGATTGGCGGAGCATCCCGCTTACCAAGAAGGTCCGCGATATGTCGCGGCTGTGGGGTTTTTACCAAGACTTCGGCAAGCTCGGAAACGAAATCCCCGAGGCCATCGAACTTCTCGCCGGCGCGGCCAGGCCGATCCTGGAACGCTGGTTCGAAAGCGAACCCCTTCGCGCCACCCTGGCCACCGACGCGATTATCGGGGCGTTCGCTTCCATCTCGGCTCCTGGCACGGCGTACGTGCTGCTGCATCACGTGATGGGAGAAGCTGGCGGCAAGCGGGGCGTGTGGGGCTTTGTCGAAGGTGGCATGGGGGGCATTGCCGCGTCGCTGGCCAAAACCTGCGAAGAGATGGGCGTGACTATCGTCCGCGAAGCCCCGGTGCAGAAGATTTTAACGACCGAGCGCGGTGCTCAAGGGGTCGAACTGGCCGACGGCACGATGTACGAAGCGAAGGTGGTGGCTTCGAGCGTCGATGCCAATTTGACGTTCCGCAAGTTCCTGCAGCCCGAGCAATTGCCGGCTGATTTCCTACGGGCGATTTCCAACCTCGACTATGCTTCGGCCTCGGCCAAGATCAATCTTGCGCTGGCCGAGCCACCTCAGTTCACCGCTTACCCAGGGCAAGGGCTGAGCCCGCTGCATCGCGGGACCATGCACATCTCGCCCACAATCGACTACATCGAGCGGGCCTACGACGACGCCAAGTATGGCAAGCCGAGCGAAGAACCGATCCTGGAAATGACGATGCCGACCTCGGTCGACAAGACGATTGCCCCCGATGGCAAGCATATCTTGTCGATCTTCGTGCAGTATGCCCCTTACCAGCTACGCGATGCCAACTGGGACGACATTAAGGAATCGTTCGCCGATCGCTGTGTCGCCAAGATCGGCGAGTACGCCCCGAACGTGCCAGGGGCGATCATGCACCGCCAGGTACTTTCGCCGTTGGACCTGGAAAGGGTTTACGGTTTGACAGGGGGAAATATCATGCAAGGGGCAATGAATTTCCACCAGCTTTTCGCTACCCGTCCTATCGCCGGCTGGGCCGATCATCGGACGCCTGTAAAAGGGTTGTACCTCTGCGGCGCGGCCAGCCACCCAGGCGGAGGCGTGATGGGGGCTTGTGGTAAGAACGCCGCGGTCGAAATCTTGCGTGACTTCTAA
- a CDS encoding class I SAM-dependent methyltransferase — MSLASDLKVLYHLAVKPVRGKNHAERLDSFYSGQAGAYDDFRKRLLKGREEMYQSIQPPEGAVWVDMGGGTGSNLEFISDRIERLKKAYVVDLASSLLKVCDQRIEERGWQNVQTVEADATTWTPEEGYADVVTFSYSLTMIPDWFSAIDNALRILKPGGTIGVVDFYVSRKFPDESMKRHPWSTRSFWPVWFASDNVFPSRDHLPYLRRHFDTTKLEENRAKVPYLLWFKTPYYIFTGTKKES, encoded by the coding sequence ATGAGCTTGGCCTCGGACCTGAAAGTTCTTTATCACCTGGCAGTCAAACCGGTGCGTGGCAAGAATCACGCCGAACGGTTAGACAGCTTTTACAGTGGCCAAGCCGGCGCCTACGACGACTTCCGCAAACGCCTGCTCAAGGGGCGGGAAGAGATGTACCAATCGATCCAACCGCCGGAAGGTGCCGTCTGGGTCGATATGGGAGGGGGCACTGGCTCGAATCTGGAATTCATTTCCGATCGGATCGAGCGGCTGAAGAAAGCGTATGTGGTCGATCTCGCCTCGTCCCTTTTAAAGGTGTGCGATCAGCGGATCGAAGAACGGGGCTGGCAGAACGTGCAGACCGTGGAAGCAGATGCCACGACCTGGACGCCGGAAGAAGGATACGCCGATGTGGTGACCTTCTCGTACTCGTTGACGATGATTCCGGACTGGTTTTCGGCAATCGACAACGCACTGCGAATCCTCAAGCCAGGCGGCACGATCGGCGTGGTCGATTTTTACGTTTCGCGTAAGTTTCCCGACGAATCGATGAAGCGGCATCCTTGGTCGACCCGCAGCTTTTGGCCGGTATGGTTTGCCTCGGACAATGTTTTTCCGTCGCGCGATCATCTCCCCTATTTGCGACGCCACTTCGATACGACCAAACTAGAAGAGAATCGCGCCAAGGTGCCGTACTTGTTGTGGTTTAAGACCCCCTACTACATCTTCACCGGCACGAAGAAAGAAAGCTAA
- a CDS encoding DUF3419 family protein, with amino-acid sequence MALVSWVRGRVFNFVHRNNLVYNTCWEDPRLDRVALDIQPHHNVMVITSAGCNALDYVLAGANHVYAVDMNPRQNALLDLKKAAIQNLEYEDFFSMFGKGQLLNFKETYKSQLRGALPEWSRSYWDRKIKYFKPRKRKSFYFRGTSGAFAKVVNMYVDNVLRMRPLVLDLLDANSIDEQREIFEVIDRKLWTGPLKFAMSRDTTWSLVGVPRAQREHLEKQYANGIAEFVQDNMRAVFAELPIQDNYFWRVYVTGQYTEACCPEYLKPENFQLLKDGLVHKVSTHTDSVQHFLEKHTDHPLHRLVLLDHQDWLTDKLYFALVNEWQAIAERLQGEEDARIIWRTGGLNTDFIDEVEITHNGQKKQVGELLTYNQPLADELHVKDRVHTYGAFRIADIAA; translated from the coding sequence ATGGCATTGGTTAGCTGGGTTCGAGGTCGCGTCTTTAACTTCGTCCACCGTAATAACTTAGTTTACAATACATGCTGGGAAGACCCCCGTTTGGATCGGGTCGCCCTGGATATCCAACCCCACCACAACGTGATGGTCATCACGTCGGCAGGTTGCAACGCCCTGGACTATGTCCTGGCGGGCGCAAACCATGTTTACGCGGTGGATATGAATCCACGGCAAAACGCCCTGCTCGATTTGAAGAAAGCAGCGATCCAGAACCTGGAGTATGAAGACTTCTTCTCCATGTTCGGTAAAGGCCAGTTGCTGAACTTCAAAGAGACCTATAAGTCACAACTGCGTGGTGCGTTGCCGGAATGGTCGCGCAGCTACTGGGATAGGAAGATCAAATATTTCAAGCCACGCAAACGCAAAAGTTTCTACTTCCGGGGTACCTCCGGTGCGTTTGCCAAAGTGGTGAATATGTACGTCGATAACGTCCTGCGGATGCGTCCGTTGGTACTCGACCTCTTAGATGCCAATTCGATTGACGAGCAGCGCGAAATCTTCGAGGTGATCGACCGCAAGCTCTGGACCGGCCCCCTCAAGTTCGCCATGAGCCGCGATACCACGTGGAGTTTGGTTGGCGTGCCGCGAGCCCAACGCGAACACTTGGAAAAGCAATACGCCAACGGGATTGCCGAGTTCGTCCAAGACAACATGCGGGCCGTCTTTGCTGAGTTGCCGATTCAAGACAACTACTTCTGGCGGGTTTATGTAACCGGTCAATACACCGAGGCTTGCTGTCCCGAATACTTGAAGCCAGAGAACTTCCAGTTGCTGAAAGACGGCTTGGTGCATAAGGTCAGCACCCATACCGATTCGGTGCAACACTTCCTAGAGAAGCACACCGATCATCCGCTTCACCGCCTGGTGTTGCTGGATCACCAAGACTGGCTGACCGACAAGCTGTACTTTGCCTTGGTCAACGAGTGGCAGGCCATTGCCGAACGCCTACAGGGCGAGGAAGATGCGCGTATTATTTGGCGTACCGGTGGCCTGAATACCGACTTCATCGACGAAGTCGAAATCACCCACAACGGCCAGAAAAAGCAGGTCGGCGAATTGTTAACCTACAATCAGCCACTAGCAGACGAACTGCACGTCAAAGATCGGGTTCATACCTACGGGGCGTTTCGGATCGCGGACATCGCGGCCTAG
- a CDS encoding DNA-binding domain-containing protein: MEKQTTKPSDLPVLQKWFQAVITNVSGVSGGVASPEARSWIDIAPDELEAVVLPSQKRSSVQRLEVYANAYFARLCECLKAIFPLFAQTVGDELFDQFALGYLQQYPSRSYTLNRLGDRFVEFLNETRPAESGDEPGWADFIICLARLEWGIDQVFDGPGYEGQAVIGPLALKQLSPEDFWTSQLQLVPCLQTFAFSFPVNAYVTEAKKGTVEVAIPQPQPTWLALSRRDFVVRRIPLSHFQYVLLACLGEGMTVGEAIDEALHETGEPEDLPQVLAATFKKLATEELILAISSGA; this comes from the coding sequence ATGGAAAAACAGACGACCAAGCCCAGCGATTTGCCGGTGCTGCAAAAATGGTTTCAGGCCGTTATTACCAACGTGTCTGGGGTTTCTGGGGGTGTTGCTTCGCCGGAAGCGCGCAGCTGGATCGATATTGCCCCTGACGAGCTGGAAGCCGTCGTTTTGCCCAGCCAAAAGCGGAGCAGCGTTCAGCGGTTGGAAGTTTACGCCAACGCCTACTTCGCTCGACTGTGCGAATGTTTGAAAGCCATTTTCCCGCTCTTCGCCCAAACGGTGGGGGACGAACTGTTTGACCAATTTGCCTTGGGCTATTTGCAGCAGTATCCGTCTCGCTCGTACACGCTGAACCGTTTGGGGGATCGCTTTGTCGAATTTCTCAACGAAACTCGCCCTGCCGAGTCGGGGGACGAGCCTGGCTGGGCGGACTTTATTATTTGCCTGGCCCGTTTAGAGTGGGGGATCGATCAGGTTTTCGATGGCCCTGGCTACGAAGGGCAAGCGGTGATTGGCCCTCTCGCGCTCAAGCAGTTGTCGCCAGAAGATTTCTGGACATCCCAGCTTCAATTGGTCCCTTGCCTGCAGACGTTCGCGTTTTCGTTTCCGGTAAATGCTTACGTAACCGAAGCCAAAAAAGGGACTGTCGAAGTGGCAATCCCTCAGCCGCAGCCTACTTGGCTGGCTCTCTCGCGACGCGATTTCGTTGTGCGACGGATTCCCTTGTCGCATTTTCAATATGTTTTGCTGGCTTGTCTCGGCGAAGGGATGACGGTGGGGGAAGCAATCGACGAAGCACTTCATGAAACGGGCGAGCCGGAAGATCTGCCCCAGGTGCTAGCAGCCACATTTAAAAAACTAGCCACTGAAGAGCTTATTCTCGCGATAAGTAGCGGGGCATAG
- a CDS encoding DUF692 domain-containing protein, with amino-acid sequence MPPPQNAESRQAKPRLGFENLGLGVGLRAPHFGYLLKHWPAVDWFEIISENYIDSQGRPRYVLDQVAERYPVVMHGVSLSIGSTDPLDFEYLGKLKKLAGEIGARWISDHVCWTGVAGQNTHDLLPIPYNEETLRHVARRVTEVQEFLQRPLVLEDPSSYVTFAASTMTEWEFLTALTQETGCGLLLDVNNVYVSSVNHDFDPVEYIENIPWQNVVQFHLAGHTNMGDYCIDTHDGHVIDPVWKLYQLAHQRTGGVSTLLEWDANIPDFPTMHAEVLKARQLIQGEPIVAAQPQEKQPKTSTVVPHPAHHIDHEVG; translated from the coding sequence ATGCCTCCGCCACAAAATGCCGAGTCTAGGCAAGCCAAGCCTCGGCTCGGTTTCGAGAACCTCGGTCTGGGCGTGGGGCTGCGAGCGCCTCATTTCGGTTATCTGCTCAAGCATTGGCCGGCGGTCGATTGGTTCGAGATCATCTCGGAAAATTACATCGACTCGCAAGGTCGGCCACGCTATGTGCTCGATCAAGTGGCCGAGCGTTACCCGGTCGTCATGCACGGGGTTTCGCTTTCAATTGGCAGTACCGACCCGCTCGATTTCGAGTACCTGGGCAAGTTAAAGAAATTAGCTGGCGAAATCGGGGCACGTTGGATTTCGGACCATGTCTGCTGGACTGGGGTGGCTGGTCAAAACACGCACGATTTGTTGCCGATCCCGTACAACGAAGAAACCTTGCGGCATGTCGCCCGGCGCGTGACAGAAGTGCAAGAGTTTCTTCAGCGGCCACTCGTGCTGGAAGATCCCAGCAGCTACGTCACCTTTGCTGCCTCGACCATGACCGAGTGGGAGTTTCTGACCGCACTAACACAAGAGACCGGCTGCGGGCTGCTGCTCGACGTGAATAACGTTTATGTTTCGTCCGTGAATCACGACTTCGATCCGGTCGAGTACATCGAAAACATCCCCTGGCAAAACGTCGTCCAGTTCCACCTGGCCGGGCACACGAATATGGGGGATTATTGCATCGACACCCACGATGGCCACGTGATTGATCCGGTTTGGAAGCTGTATCAACTGGCCCACCAGCGAACCGGAGGCGTCTCGACACTGCTCGAGTGGGATGCCAATATCCCTGATTTTCCGACGATGCACGCCGAAGTGCTCAAGGCTCGGCAGTTGATTCAGGGAGAGCCGATCGTCGCCGCTCAGCCGCAGGAAAAGCAGCCCAAAACGAGCACGGTTGTGCCGCATCCTGCCCATCATATCGATCACGAGGTGGGCTAG
- a CDS encoding aminotransferase class V-fold PLP-dependent enzyme produces the protein MSRPSLAVDFPQAHQRFMATIQMESQLDVARIRTDFPILHQNDDEGQPLVYLDNAASSQRPQSVIDCLSDVYQRYYANVHRGGHRLSSESTELYEASRRAAQRFIGARSDNEVIFTSGTTMGINLVARSWGDANLAAGDEILLTEMEHHSNLVPWHQLAERTGATIRAIPVTGEGLLDLDYLPRLLSERTKIVALCAVSNVLGTINPVEQVVEAAHAVGAKVLVDAAQAVPHEAIDVTKWDADFVAFSAHKMLGPSGVGILYGKEELLDAMPPFLGGGSMIDHVAIDHFTPAMLPSKFEAGTPPIADAIALKPAIEYLEKVGLSQILQHEQSLAAYAHDLLASIPGLRFLGPSVTEKAGIVSFTIDGLAASDVAAFVDGHGIAVREGHHCTLPLHKKLGISASVRASFYLYNTREEVQKLADSVKTTVAFFG, from the coding sequence ATGTCGAGGCCGTCTCTGGCGGTCGATTTCCCTCAAGCTCACCAACGATTCATGGCCACAATCCAGATGGAATCGCAGTTGGATGTCGCTCGCATCCGTACCGATTTTCCGATTCTCCACCAGAACGACGACGAAGGTCAGCCGCTGGTTTATTTAGACAATGCTGCCAGTAGCCAGCGTCCGCAATCGGTAATCGATTGCCTAAGTGATGTCTACCAAAGGTATTACGCCAACGTGCATCGTGGCGGACACCGCCTGAGTTCGGAATCGACCGAACTGTACGAAGCGTCTCGCCGGGCAGCCCAGCGGTTTATCGGGGCAAGATCGGATAACGAGGTCATCTTTACCTCCGGCACGACCATGGGCATCAACTTGGTCGCCCGAAGTTGGGGAGATGCCAACCTTGCGGCCGGGGACGAGATCTTGCTGACCGAGATGGAGCATCACTCGAACTTGGTTCCCTGGCACCAGTTAGCCGAACGAACCGGCGCCACCATCCGGGCGATTCCCGTTACCGGCGAAGGCCTGCTCGATCTGGATTATCTGCCCCGATTGCTTTCGGAGCGGACCAAAATTGTCGCACTCTGTGCCGTTTCTAACGTGTTGGGAACGATTAATCCGGTCGAGCAAGTGGTCGAGGCCGCGCATGCGGTAGGTGCCAAGGTGCTGGTCGACGCCGCCCAGGCCGTGCCGCACGAGGCGATCGATGTCACCAAGTGGGACGCCGATTTCGTCGCCTTTAGCGCTCACAAGATGCTCGGCCCCTCTGGCGTAGGCATTTTGTACGGCAAAGAGGAACTGCTCGATGCGATGCCACCGTTTTTAGGGGGCGGAAGCATGATCGACCATGTTGCGATCGATCATTTCACCCCGGCCATGCTGCCGTCGAAGTTTGAAGCGGGCACCCCTCCGATTGCCGATGCGATTGCCTTGAAGCCGGCCATCGAATACCTCGAAAAGGTTGGTCTCTCCCAGATTTTGCAGCACGAACAATCGTTGGCCGCGTATGCGCACGACCTGCTGGCCAGTATTCCCGGCTTACGTTTCTTGGGGCCAAGTGTCACGGAAAAGGCTGGAATTGTCAGCTTCACGATCGACGGCTTAGCTGCCAGCGACGTGGCCGCGTTTGTCGATGGGCATGGAATCGCCGTACGCGAAGGGCATCACTGCACTTTGCCGCTGCATAAGAAACTCGGCATCAGTGCCAGCGTGCGGGCCAGTTTCTACCTGTACAACACCCGAGAAGAAGTCCAAAAATTAGCCGATTCGGTGAAAACGACGGTCGCATTTTTTGGGTAG
- a CDS encoding YCF48-related protein, producing the protein MNGRIRYCSYRFSFSTGWLPAWMLLALCLSAKPLLADVPNTWYGDATLNDIHFVDDRHGVAVGDHGIIWHTSDAGLNWNQIPSGTEAHLHAVHFSDPKHGWVVGGVQLPYSAETRGVVLQTSDGGNSWQVLPSQAMPRLTSVHFQDTRHGWAVGNGSNVFPSGLFETTDGGRSWRGLPGTQEACFRKLAVLPNGELLLAGKGGNLSLADRGGIRQPTIQADPLRDMEAIVVAGSQGATAVGEGGLILNSSDAGAAWEIVTPDCLGRTLRQTSFYAVERLGNQIWIGGAPGSVLLHSSDAGKSFSLQRLPTTATLRGIYFRNEANGWAVGALGTILNTTDGGKTWTVQRQGGQRLALLGIVHDPSIIPFELISYHAGTQGFLTGMEVVNRPTMKSGLPRLPLQDALSSSGANLGHTTWQFPAVDPKLNLSGKPMIAGWDTANDGQGLLAVEAYLVRLIRQWRPAVVLTDHADPTGKQPMAYLVNQVVLNAVEKAGDIQAFPEHQSELGLEPWSVARVCSVMPEGERGSITLNATQISPQLAMSLSEHAGVSRGIAFGELLEGPATVELKVLRSANVAEGRVAEIFSGLSLPAGKEARRPPQQMPVVDLASLQRLAQKRRNMLEMINRAVEDEQRGALLLGQMLRMSEDLPPQRSVEVLFHLAQKANQSGNLSLASDMHHQIVRKFPQSSLAPRSAAWLLGYYASNEIRFHERDAVEFAAPTKRLAASEEETEQDDPDIAPVSFNKPENYQRPIESTKQANQLIEELNQLMPQMLSDPAVAFSLERLLAAEGHSRQGESYVRRLLNLSQDNPWSRKAQWELALGRGNVQIDAPNVQATYGEIKPILDGKLDDRIWQAGKPVDFQAGTISKEEGAPPAAMMVAFDEDYLYLAIRCMKSQKFHYETPSLEARPRDADLAASDRVRLYFDLDRDYATAYELTVDYRGMTSDALAGNQTWDPQWFVASKQDRMFWTIEAAIPLAELTGENIRPGTSWAMAAQRVIVGEGTEAWPQSAVYEMSPSEFGLLQFR; encoded by the coding sequence ATGAATGGACGCATTCGGTATTGTTCCTATCGCTTTTCTTTCAGCACCGGCTGGTTGCCAGCTTGGATGTTGCTAGCACTTTGTCTTTCGGCAAAACCACTTCTGGCCGACGTGCCGAACACTTGGTACGGCGATGCGACGCTTAACGACATCCACTTTGTGGACGATCGTCATGGCGTGGCGGTGGGCGATCATGGCATCATCTGGCACACTTCGGATGCTGGCCTGAATTGGAATCAGATCCCTTCTGGTACCGAGGCGCACTTGCATGCCGTTCACTTCTCCGATCCCAAGCATGGTTGGGTGGTGGGAGGTGTCCAGTTGCCTTATTCCGCTGAAACACGCGGTGTAGTACTGCAAACTTCCGATGGGGGCAACTCGTGGCAAGTCTTGCCTTCTCAAGCAATGCCCAGGCTCACCAGCGTTCACTTTCAAGACACACGTCACGGCTGGGCGGTCGGTAATGGATCGAACGTCTTTCCTAGTGGCCTGTTCGAGACAACCGATGGTGGCCGTTCGTGGCGAGGTTTGCCAGGAACCCAAGAGGCTTGTTTCCGAAAGCTGGCCGTGCTGCCCAATGGCGAACTGCTGTTAGCTGGCAAAGGGGGGAACCTCTCACTCGCCGATCGTGGCGGCATTCGTCAGCCAACCATTCAAGCCGACCCACTGCGTGATATGGAAGCGATTGTCGTCGCTGGTTCTCAAGGGGCAACCGCCGTGGGGGAAGGAGGCCTAATCCTGAACTCATCCGATGCCGGTGCCGCGTGGGAAATTGTCACGCCCGATTGCCTGGGGCGAACGCTGCGGCAGACAAGCTTCTATGCGGTTGAACGCCTTGGCAATCAGATTTGGATTGGCGGAGCACCTGGGAGTGTTCTGCTGCATTCAAGCGATGCCGGTAAGTCGTTCTCGCTTCAAAGATTGCCCACCACTGCCACGCTGCGTGGAATTTATTTCCGCAACGAGGCCAACGGCTGGGCGGTAGGGGCCTTGGGCACCATCTTGAACACCACCGATGGCGGCAAGACATGGACGGTGCAGCGGCAAGGAGGCCAACGTCTGGCTTTGCTTGGCATTGTTCACGATCCGTCGATTATTCCATTCGAGCTGATCAGCTACCACGCCGGTACGCAGGGCTTTCTCACCGGGATGGAAGTCGTGAACCGACCCACCATGAAAAGTGGATTGCCACGACTTCCCTTGCAAGATGCGCTGAGCAGCAGCGGGGCCAATCTGGGGCACACCACTTGGCAGTTTCCTGCCGTAGATCCGAAATTGAACTTAAGCGGAAAGCCGATGATCGCCGGTTGGGATACCGCCAACGACGGTCAGGGATTGTTGGCTGTCGAAGCCTACCTCGTACGGCTCATTCGGCAGTGGCGACCTGCCGTGGTGCTGACCGATCATGCCGATCCTACCGGCAAGCAGCCCATGGCTTATCTGGTCAATCAGGTTGTGCTCAATGCCGTCGAGAAGGCAGGCGATATCCAGGCCTTTCCCGAGCATCAATCCGAGCTTGGGCTCGAGCCATGGTCGGTTGCGCGGGTTTGCAGTGTGATGCCGGAGGGCGAACGAGGTTCGATCACGCTCAACGCAACTCAAATCTCGCCGCAACTGGCGATGTCGCTCTCTGAGCATGCTGGCGTTTCACGCGGGATTGCCTTTGGCGAACTCTTGGAAGGGCCAGCCACGGTCGAGTTAAAGGTACTCCGTTCGGCTAACGTCGCCGAAGGACGCGTCGCGGAAATCTTCAGCGGACTTTCCTTGCCCGCCGGTAAAGAGGCCCGCCGTCCCCCGCAACAGATGCCGGTGGTCGACCTGGCAAGTTTACAGCGGCTCGCCCAGAAGCGGCGGAACATGCTCGAAATGATCAACCGTGCGGTTGAAGACGAACAACGTGGTGCCCTGTTGCTAGGGCAGATGCTACGCATGAGTGAAGACTTGCCGCCGCAGCGAAGTGTTGAGGTGCTGTTTCACTTGGCACAAAAAGCGAACCAAAGCGGCAACTTGAGCTTGGCCTCGGACATGCACCATCAGATTGTGCGGAAGTTCCCCCAAAGCTCGTTGGCACCTCGTTCGGCTGCGTGGTTGCTGGGGTATTACGCCAGTAACGAAATCCGTTTCCACGAGCGAGATGCCGTCGAGTTCGCCGCGCCGACCAAACGCCTAGCCGCCAGTGAAGAAGAAACTGAGCAAGACGACCCCGATATCGCGCCGGTCAGTTTCAATAAACCTGAAAACTACCAACGTCCGATCGAGTCGACCAAGCAGGCCAATCAGTTGATCGAGGAACTGAATCAGCTGATGCCACAAATGCTGTCCGATCCGGCGGTCGCATTTTCGTTGGAACGCTTGCTGGCCGCCGAAGGACATTCTCGCCAAGGGGAATCGTACGTGCGGCGGCTGCTCAACTTGAGCCAAGACAATCCTTGGTCGCGAAAAGCCCAGTGGGAGCTTGCCTTAGGCCGCGGCAACGTGCAGATCGATGCCCCCAACGTGCAAGCCACCTACGGCGAGATCAAACCGATCCTCGATGGCAAGCTGGACGACAGGATCTGGCAAGCAGGCAAGCCGGTTGATTTTCAAGCCGGAACGATTTCCAAAGAGGAAGGGGCGCCACCGGCTGCGATGATGGTCGCTTTCGATGAAGACTATTTGTATCTGGCAATTCGCTGCATGAAGTCGCAGAAGTTTCACTACGAAACGCCATCCTTAGAGGCTCGGCCGCGTGATGCCGATTTGGCTGCCAGTGACCGTGTGCGTCTTTACTTCGATCTCGACCGAGACTACGCCACGGCATACGAGCTGACCGTGGATTATCGCGGGATGACTTCCGATGCCCTGGCAGGCAACCAAACGTGGGACCCTCAGTGGTTTGTCGCGTCGAAACAAGATCGCATGTTTTGGACCATTGAAGCGGCTATTCCCTTAGCTGAATTGACCGGCGAGAACATTCGTCCCGGCACCTCGTGGGCGATGGCCGCGCAGCGCGTGATTGTGGGGGAAGGAACGGAAGCTTGGCCCCAGAGTGCCGTCTACGAAATGAGCCCCAGCGAGTTCGGCCTCTTGCAATTTCGCTAA